The window GGCGGCTGGCGTCGCCCCCATCTATGAGGGCCAGCCGGGCTACGGCACCCATCTGGACCGGGACCGCGACGGCATCGCCTGCGAGTGACCCCCTTCCTCCGTGCCCGTCCCCACCGACAGCGAGGTCCCATGACTCCCCACGCCTCTGCCCCGCCCCGGAAGACTCTCCGGAGGATTCTGGCTTTCGGCACG of the Corynebacterium humireducens NBRC 106098 = DSM 45392 genome contains:
- a CDS encoding excalibur calcium-binding domain-containing protein, which produces MATYYPNCAAARAAGVAPIYEGQPGYGTHLDRDRDGIACE